The genomic region CAATCCGAGCATCACCCCGGCCACCGCCGGCCTGATCAGCGTGTTGGGCACATGGCGCTCGAAGGCGCCGCGTACACGGGGGAGCAGGAAGATCATCAAGGCGGCGAGCAGTCCGCACAACACCCCGAGCAGCAGATAGGAGGGGATCTGCAGATAGCTGTCCATGAAGAAGTGGGGCACGACAAAGGCGGGGAAGTTGCCCACCGTCGCCCGGGTGATCACCGTAGCGATCACCGCGGCCAGCACGATGGGGCTGAAGGTGGCGATGGTGTAGTCGGTCAGGATCACCTCGAGCGCGAAGAGCGCGCCGGCGATCGGCGCGTTGAACGAGGCGGCGATCGCCGCCGCCACCCCGCAGCCGATCAACACCCGCATCTGCTGCTCGTTCATCCGCAGCGCCTGGCCGAGCAGCGAGGCGATCGCCGCCCCCAGCGCCACGGTGGGCGCCTCGCGCCCCATACTGGCGCCGGAGCCGAGCGCCACCATATTGCTCACCGTCTCGCCCGCCGCCTTGCGCAGCCGGATCTTGCCGCCATGCAGGGCCAGTGCCTCCATCACCCCCGGGACGATCTTGATCGCATCCGGCTCCAGCCACCAGGTGTTGATGCAGCCGACCAGCAGTCCACCGCAGAGCGGCGCCAGCAGGAAGATGTACCAGGGGATCTCGTAGAGCACCGCCCCCCAACCGGGCGCCCCCACCCACTGCTGGCTGATCCAGCCGATGCCGAAACGGAACGCCAGCGCCCCGCAACCGGCCAGCACCCCCACCACCACCGACAGCGCGGTGAGGTAGAAGACGTCGTGCTGCCGGACCCAGAAGATCGGATGGCGCAGCCAGTCGGGAAGCCTCATCACGCCGCCCGCCCGCTTCAGCTGTGGCGGGAGGCCAGCAGGTTGGCGCGCCGGATGATCTGCGGCAACACGCTCATCCGGTGACGGTCGAGCTGCATCCGGAGCCGGGGCAGCTCCTCGGTCCCCTCATCGTCGTGCTCCGGCCAGTGGAACACCTGCTCGATCCGTCCGTGGGCCAGCACATCGGAGAACTCGGCGTTGAGCCGCTCCAGAGCCTCCTCGGCCAGCGGCCGCAACATGCGCAGCAGCACCCAGCGGCCGACATAACGGAAGCTGTGGTAGTTGCTGTAGAAAGAACGGATATGGTCCAGCGCCACATCGACGCTGTCGGTGTGGAGCAGCAGCTGATCGTCGTCGCTGTTGATCAGCCCGTCCTCCTTAAGCCTCCGCACCCACGAGCGGAGGAACGGTCCCCAGAAATCGTCGCCCGGCGCCTCGAGCATCACCACCGGAATCGGCGGATTGCGCCCGGTCTGCAGCAGGGTCAGCGTCTCGAAACACTCATCGAGCGTGCCGAACCCGCCGGGGGTGAGGATCACCGCACTGCTCTCCTTGAGGAAGAAGAGCTTGCGGGTGAAGAAGTACTGGCAGTAGAAGTGGCGCGGCGAGCCGGCCACCACCGGGTTGGGCTTCTGCTCCATCGGCAGGTTGATGTTGATGCCGAACGACATCGCCTCGCCCGCCCCTTCATTGGCCGCCTGCATCATGCCGCCGCCCCCGCCGGTGATGACCATGAAGCCGTGGTCGGCCAGCGCACGGGCCATCGCCCGCCCCTGGATGTAGCGTGGATCCTCCGGTCGGGTGCGGGCGGAGCCGAAGATGGTCACCTTGCGCCGGTCGGCATAGGGAACGAAGATCTCCAGACCGCGGCGGATCTCGCCCATCGCCCGCGCCATCATCTTGATGTCGGCGCGCGAGGGGTCGTTGCAGATCAACTGCACCGTCTCCATCAGCAGTTGCTTGTGGAACTCCCCCACCGTTCTGCCGCAGGCGGCGAGCAGCGCGTCCACCCGCGCCTCCAGTTCGTCCTGTCGCGAAACCGTCATTCCGGCAGGATCACGATGTCGATGCGGCGGTTCATCGCCCGCCCCTTGGCGAACTCGTTGCTCGCGATCGGCCGCACCTCCCCGTAGCCCAGCGCCTTGAGCCGTCTGGCATCCACACCCGAGGTGATGAGGAAGTCGCGCACCCGCTCCGCCCGCTTGAGCGAGAGCAGGCGGTTGGCCTGCACATCGCCGACGTTGTCGGTGTGCCCCTCGATGTGGACCTTGCGCTCCTTGTAGAGCGCAAGCGCCCGCACCACCGCACCGAGCAGCGGCAACTGATCGTCGGACAGCGTACTCCGTCCCGAAGGGAAGTGGAGCCCCGTCAACCGCAGCAGGATGGAGCCGTCCATGTTGAACAGCACCTTGACCGGCTTGCCCGCGAGGATCCTGCGCAGCTCCGCCTGCCGGCGCGACTCGCGCGTCTCCCGCTCCAGCTTGGCAGCGAAGGCGGCCTTGAGGTCGCGCAACTGCTGCTGCCTGCTCTGCTCCAGCTCGGCCTTCTGCTCGGCCAGCGCGGCATCGAGCCGCCTGGCGCAGGCCTGCCGCATCGCCTTGCGCTGCTGCTCCAGCGCATCCTGCGCCCGATCGAGCTGCGCGCGCAGCTGTTCGGCGCGCCGCACCAGCCGATCGACGCGCACATCGACCACCGGATCGTCCGCCGCCACCTCCATGCCCAACGCCCGGGCCAACCTGCGCCGCCCGGCCCGCCCCTCGAGCACCAACCGCTCGTGGCTGTCGCGCTTCCTGCGCCACCCCTTCACCTTGAGGGTCAACTGCCGGACATCGTCGGCCAACCGCAACAGATGGTAGGGATGGGGGGGCAGCTCCTTGCTGCGCCCGTCGAGGAAGGCGGCCACCTCATCGAGCTCCCGCCGGGCGGCCTGGTAGAGGGTCGGAGCGTAGTAGCGGGCGTTGGCCGCACGCGCACGGGCCAGCAGATCGGCCCCCATCCTGCGGATGACGGGCAGCGCCGCTGCGATCGACTGCCTGCTCCACTGCACCACCTCCCGCGCGGCGGCGGCGGCATCGTTGAGCGCACCCCGCTCGTCGGCGGCGATCGTCCGTGTCAGGGCCGCCTCGGCCTTGGCCGCCATCGCCGCGGGAGAGACCGGCCCGCCAACGCGCCGGATGGCGTCGTACCGTCGGTAGCGCCGCGCCTCCCGCCACCACTCCAGCATCTCCGCATAACGGGCACGAAAATCGCGCGCATGCCGCTCGGCCTGATCGAGCATCTCCGCCGCCTGTCGGCTCGCCCGCTCCGCCTGCTCCGACTGGTGGTTGTCGCGCGCCAACATCGCCGCACCGAGGTAGGCGCGCGCCTTCCCCAACTCCTCGGGCGACCAGGCGGCGAGCGCACCGCTGGAGAACCGTTCGATCCGCCGCTCCAGCTCGTCGATGCCATCGGCCCACACCGCCGCAGCACCACCGAGCAACAGCAGCAACAGGGCGCCGAGGAGCACCCACCGGCGGCTAACCAAGGGTAAGCATCCTCTCGAGCGCCACCCTGGCCGGCCGCGCGATCTCCGGCGGCACGGTGATGCGGTTGCCGGGGCGGCCGGCGGCGACATCCTCCAGCGCCTGCAGCAAGTGCTGCGGGTCGGTGCGGAACATGGTCGAACACATGCAGACCATGGGGGAGAGGAACCAGATCGCCTTCTCCGGGTGCTGCAGCCGCAGCCTGTTGACCAGGTTGAGTTCGGTGGCGATGGCGAACTTGCGCCCCGGCTCCGCCGCGCGCACATGGCGGATGATCATCTCGGTCGAGCCGACGAAATCGGCCTTCGCACAGACCGTGCGCGAACACTCAGGATGGGCCAGCACCTCGATATCGGGATGCTGCGCGCGCATGGCGTCGACGTGCTCCGGCCGGAAGAGCTGATGCACCGAGCAGAAACCGTCCCACAGGATCAGCCGGGCCCGCCGGATCTGCTCCGGCGTGTTGCCGCCCAGAGGCTCCTCCGGGCGCCACAGGGCCATCTCCTCATCTTCCAACCCCATGGCCAGCGCGGTGTTCTCGCCCAGATGGCGGTCAGGGAAGAAGAGGATCTTCTCCCGCGCATCCCACGCCCAGCGCATCACCCGCTCGGCATTCCCCGAGGTGCAGACGACCCCTCCGTGCTCGCCGCAGAAGGCCTTCAGCTCCGCGGTGGAGTTGATGTAGGTCACCGGGGTGACCTCCTCCTCCGGCGCCAACACGCCGGCAAGCTGCCGCCAGCACGCCTCCACCTGCGCGCCGTCGGCCATGTCGGCCATCGAGCAGCCGGCGGCCGGATCGGGGAGGATCACATGCTGGTCGTCACCGGTGAGGATGTCGGCGGTTTCGGCCATGAAGTGGACGCCGCAGAAGATGATGTGGGGCACGTCGGTCGCCGCCGCATGCTGGGCCAACTTGAGCGAATCGCCGCTGACATCGGCGAAGGCGAAGACCTCTTCTCGCTGGTAGTGGTGGCCGAGGATCAGCACCCGGTCGCCGAGGCGCTCCTTCAGCGCGGCGATGCGCTGCAGCAGCTCCTCGTCCGGCCGCCGGTAGAGTTCGTCGATCCCGCTCACGCCGCCCCCCTGGTTTCCGTCGCCATGGCATGGTACTCCTGCAGCGACAGGATGGTACCCCCCCCGCCGCCGCGCGCAATCGCGCCGGCCGCGGCCAGACCGCCGGCCAGGGTGGTGAAGTAGGCGATGCCGTGGTCGATCGCCGCCCGACGGATCGACTTGGAATCGCGGATCGCCGCCTCGCCCTCGGTGGTGTTGATGATCAGATCGACCTCGCCGGCGAGCAGCCGGTCGACGATGTGGGGACGGGCTCCGTCGGTCACCTTGGGCACCACCTCCGAGGCGATCCCCGCCCGGGCCAGCGCGTCGTGGGTGCCGCGGGTGGTCAGCAACCGGAAACCGCTATCGACCAGCATCCGGGCGGCGGGGGCCACCCCGGACTTGTCGGCGTCGCGTACCGAGACGAAGGCGCAGCCCGACCGCGGCAGCCTGGAGCCCGCCGCCCACTGCGCCTTGCCGAAGGCGGTGGCGAAATCATCGGCCAGCGCCATCACCTCGCCGGTCGACTTCATCTCCGGTGAGAGCAGGGGATCGACGCCGCGGAACCGG from Zetaproteobacteria bacterium harbors:
- a CDS encoding LOG family protein; translation: MTVSRQDELEARVDALLAACGRTVGEFHKQLLMETVQLICNDPSRADIKMMARAMGEIRRGLEIFVPYADRRKVTIFGSARTRPEDPRYIQGRAMARALADHGFMVITGGGGGMMQAANEGAGEAMSFGININLPMEQKPNPVVAGSPRHFYCQYFFTRKLFFLKESSAVILTPGGFGTLDECFETLTLLQTGRNPPIPVVMLEAPGDDFWGPFLRSWVRRLKEDGLINSDDDQLLLHTDSVDVALDHIRSFYSNYHSFRYVGRWVLLRMLRPLAEEALERLNAEFSDVLAHGRIEQVFHWPEHDDEGTEELPRLRMQLDRHRMSVLPQIIRRANLLASRHS
- the nadA gene encoding quinolinate synthase NadA, translated to MSGIDELYRRPDEELLQRIAALKERLGDRVLILGHHYQREEVFAFADVSGDSLKLAQHAAATDVPHIIFCGVHFMAETADILTGDDQHVILPDPAAGCSMADMADGAQVEACWRQLAGVLAPEEEVTPVTYINSTAELKAFCGEHGGVVCTSGNAERVMRWAWDAREKILFFPDRHLGENTALAMGLEDEEMALWRPEEPLGGNTPEQIRRARLILWDGFCSVHQLFRPEHVDAMRAQHPDIEVLAHPECSRTVCAKADFVGSTEMIIRHVRAAEPGRKFAIATELNLVNRLRLQHPEKAIWFLSPMVCMCSTMFRTDPQHLLQALEDVAAGRPGNRITVPPEIARPARVALERMLTLG